A window from Variovorax sp. PBL-E5 encodes these proteins:
- a CDS encoding PA4780 family RIO1-like protein kinase — translation MKTPARLQSLIDEGLIDTVVRQLMSGKEAMVYVVRRGDETLCAKIYKEATQRSFRQAVDYTENRKVKNTRQARAMAKGTKFGREVTEAAWQSAEVDALYRLASAGVRVPVPHNFWDGVLLMELVTDAEGDAAPRLNDVAFAPEQARTHHATLLTEVVRMLCAGVVHGDLSEFNVLLAADGPVIIDLPQAVDAAGNNHARRMLLRDVANLRGFFGQFAPELLATHYGEEIWQLYEQGALRPGSALTGVFARQAGAVDLEGVLREVGDARAEEAARRLRLQTRS, via the coding sequence ATGAAGACGCCCGCACGGCTGCAGTCGTTGATCGACGAAGGCCTCATCGACACCGTGGTGCGGCAGCTGATGAGCGGCAAGGAGGCGATGGTCTACGTCGTGCGCCGCGGCGACGAGACGCTGTGCGCGAAGATCTACAAGGAAGCGACGCAGCGCAGCTTCCGGCAGGCCGTCGACTACACCGAGAACCGCAAGGTCAAGAATACGCGGCAGGCGCGCGCGATGGCCAAGGGCACGAAGTTCGGACGCGAGGTCACCGAGGCGGCGTGGCAGAGCGCCGAGGTCGACGCACTCTATCGGCTGGCCTCCGCCGGCGTGCGCGTGCCGGTGCCGCACAACTTCTGGGACGGCGTGCTGCTGATGGAGCTCGTGACCGATGCCGAGGGCGATGCGGCGCCGCGGCTCAACGACGTCGCCTTCGCGCCCGAGCAGGCGCGCACGCACCACGCAACCCTGCTGACGGAGGTGGTGCGCATGCTGTGTGCCGGTGTCGTGCACGGCGACCTGTCGGAGTTCAACGTGCTGCTGGCGGCCGACGGCCCGGTCATCATCGACCTGCCGCAGGCCGTGGACGCCGCAGGCAACAACCACGCCAGACGCATGCTGCTGCGCGACGTCGCCAACCTGCGCGGCTTCTTCGGCCAGTTCGCGCCCGAGCTGCTGGCCACCCACTACGGCGAGGAGATCTGGCAACTGTACGAGCAGGGCGCCCTGCGCCCGGGCTCGGCGCTGACCGGCGTGTTCGCGCGCCAGGCCGGCGCGGTCGACCTCGAAGGCGTCCTGCGCGAGGTCGGCGATGCGCGTGCCGAGGAGGCCGCACGGCGCCTGCGCTTGCAGACCCGGAGCTGA
- a CDS encoding FAD-containing oxidoreductase, with amino-acid sequence MKHAFDAIVIGAGQAGPSLAGRFVAAGMTVAIVERKLFGGTCVNTGCMPTKALVASAYAAHLARRARDFGVTIDAPVGIDMPAVKARKDKVSSDARHGVEKWLRQMKGCTVFEGHARFVSATELRVGDDTLGAPRVFINVGGRAAVPPLPGVEDVAFLTNTSILELDRVPRHLVVIGGSYIGLEFAQMYRRFGAEVTIVEKGPRLVAREDADVSRAIREILEGEGIAVRLDAECIRLRPDGEAIAVGVDCQSGEPEVSGSHVLLAVGRRPNTDDLGLEHAGVETDAHGYIRVDDELRTSTPGIWALGDCNGRGAFTHTAYNDFEIVAANLLDKDRRRVSDRIPAYALYIDPPLGRVGLTEAQARASGRRIEVGQRPMTRVGRAVEKGETAGFMKVVVDADTRAILGAAILGVGGDEAIHGILDTMAAGATGDALRRTMHIHPTVSELIPTVLGELKP; translated from the coding sequence ATGAAGCACGCGTTCGACGCCATCGTGATCGGCGCCGGACAGGCCGGCCCTTCGCTGGCCGGCCGCTTCGTCGCGGCGGGAATGACGGTGGCGATCGTCGAGCGCAAGCTGTTCGGCGGCACCTGCGTCAACACCGGCTGCATGCCGACCAAGGCGCTGGTCGCGAGCGCGTACGCCGCGCACCTGGCGCGCCGCGCGCGCGACTTCGGCGTGACCATCGACGCGCCGGTGGGTATCGACATGCCAGCCGTCAAGGCGCGCAAGGACAAGGTGTCGAGCGACGCGCGCCACGGCGTCGAAAAGTGGCTCCGGCAGATGAAGGGCTGCACCGTCTTCGAAGGCCACGCGCGCTTCGTGTCGGCGACCGAGCTGCGCGTCGGCGACGACACGCTGGGCGCGCCGCGCGTCTTCATCAACGTGGGCGGGCGCGCGGCCGTGCCGCCGCTGCCGGGTGTCGAGGACGTGGCCTTCCTCACCAACACCTCTATCCTCGAACTCGATCGCGTGCCGCGCCATCTGGTGGTGATCGGCGGCAGCTACATCGGCCTCGAGTTCGCGCAGATGTACCGCCGCTTCGGCGCCGAAGTGACGATCGTCGAGAAGGGCCCGCGCCTCGTCGCGCGCGAGGACGCGGATGTCTCGCGTGCGATCCGCGAGATCCTCGAAGGCGAAGGCATCGCGGTGCGGCTCGATGCCGAGTGCATCCGCTTGCGGCCCGACGGCGAGGCCATCGCGGTCGGCGTCGATTGCCAGTCCGGCGAACCCGAGGTGAGCGGTTCCCATGTGCTGCTGGCCGTCGGCCGGCGGCCGAACACCGACGACCTCGGCCTCGAACACGCGGGCGTCGAGACCGATGCGCACGGCTACATCCGCGTCGACGACGAACTCAGGACCTCCACGCCCGGCATCTGGGCGCTGGGCGACTGCAACGGGCGCGGCGCCTTCACGCACACCGCCTACAACGACTTCGAGATCGTCGCCGCCAATCTGCTGGACAAAGACAGGCGCCGCGTGAGCGACCGCATCCCGGCCTACGCGCTGTACATCGATCCGCCGCTCGGCCGCGTCGGCCTCACCGAGGCCCAGGCGCGTGCCTCGGGCCGGCGCATCGAGGTCGGGCAGCGCCCGATGACCCGCGTCGGCCGTGCCGTGGAAAAGGGCGAGACGGCCGGCTTCATGAAGGTGGTGGTCGATGCCGACACGCGCGCCATCCTCGGCGCGGCGATCCTGGGCGTCGGCGGCGACGAAGCCATCCACGGCATCCTCGACACCATGGCGGCCGGCGCGACGGGCGATGCGCTGCGGCGCACGATGCACATCCATCCGACGGTGTCGGAACTCATCCCGACGGTCCTCGGCGAATTGAAGCCCTGA
- the mctP gene encoding monocarboxylate uptake permease MctP — translation MDGQINWTALVVFVFFFVLVTVMGFAASRWQTGGTASKGAHLDEWGLGGRNFGTWITWFLVGGDFYTAYTVIAVPALVYAVGAYGFFALPYTILVYPIVFVIMPKLWHAAHRAGHVTAADVVYGRYGSRALELAIAITGVVATMPYIALQLVGMEVVIKALGLTGELPLAAAFVILALYTYSAGLRAPALIAFVKDLMIYIVVLVAVVLVPIKLGGYASVFHAAGDAFAAKGGATGLTLKPAQYLPFASLALGSALAAFMYPHTLTGIFAAKSANTIRKNAVFLPAYTVLLGLIALLGYMAYAAKLSVKSNNDVVPALFNALFPSWFSGFAFAAIAIGALVPAAVMSIGAANLFTRNFWKAYVQPDVTPAGEAKVAKIVSLVVKLGALVFILLLPTQFALDLQLLGGVWILQTFPAVVFGLFFGWFRAPALLAGWVVGLVGGSWLAFTDGIKPVHTFVVGGGSFALYTGLSALVLNIVVAAAVQLVIKGGPLRETAPVPAR, via the coding sequence ATGGACGGCCAGATCAACTGGACCGCGCTGGTGGTCTTCGTCTTCTTCTTCGTGCTGGTCACCGTGATGGGCTTCGCGGCCTCGCGCTGGCAGACCGGCGGCACCGCGTCCAAGGGCGCGCACCTCGACGAGTGGGGCCTGGGCGGGCGCAACTTCGGCACCTGGATCACCTGGTTCCTGGTCGGCGGCGATTTCTACACCGCCTACACGGTGATCGCCGTGCCGGCGCTGGTCTATGCGGTCGGCGCCTACGGCTTCTTCGCGCTGCCCTACACGATCCTCGTCTACCCGATCGTCTTCGTGATCATGCCGAAGCTCTGGCATGCGGCGCACCGCGCCGGCCACGTGACGGCGGCCGACGTGGTCTATGGCCGCTACGGTTCGCGCGCGCTCGAACTCGCGATCGCGATCACCGGCGTCGTTGCGACCATGCCCTACATCGCGCTGCAACTCGTCGGCATGGAGGTCGTCATCAAGGCGCTCGGCCTCACCGGCGAGCTGCCGCTGGCGGCGGCCTTCGTGATCCTCGCGCTCTACACCTATTCGGCGGGGCTGCGCGCGCCGGCACTGATCGCCTTCGTCAAGGACCTGATGATCTACATCGTGGTGCTGGTGGCGGTGGTGCTGGTGCCGATCAAGCTCGGCGGCTACGCGAGCGTGTTCCATGCGGCCGGCGATGCCTTCGCGGCCAAGGGCGGCGCGACCGGCCTCACGCTCAAGCCGGCGCAGTACCTGCCCTTCGCGAGCCTGGCGCTGGGCTCGGCGCTGGCGGCCTTCATGTACCCGCACACGCTGACCGGCATCTTCGCCGCGAAGAGCGCCAACACGATCCGCAAGAACGCGGTCTTCCTGCCGGCCTACACGGTGCTGCTGGGCCTGATCGCGCTGCTGGGCTACATGGCCTATGCGGCCAAGCTCAGTGTGAAGAGCAACAACGACGTGGTGCCGGCGCTCTTCAACGCGCTCTTCCCGTCGTGGTTCAGCGGCTTCGCGTTCGCGGCCATCGCGATCGGCGCGCTGGTGCCGGCGGCGGTGATGTCGATCGGCGCGGCCAACCTGTTCACGCGCAATTTCTGGAAGGCCTATGTGCAGCCCGACGTGACGCCGGCCGGCGAGGCGAAGGTCGCGAAGATCGTCTCGCTGGTGGTCAAGCTCGGCGCGCTGGTGTTCATCCTGCTCCTGCCGACGCAGTTCGCGCTCGATCTCCAGTTGCTCGGCGGCGTCTGGATTCTGCAGACCTTTCCGGCGGTGGTGTTCGGCCTGTTCTTCGGCTGGTTCCGCGCGCCGGCGCTGCTGGCCGGCTGGGTGGTCGGCCTTGTCGGCGGCAGCTGGCTCGCGTTCACGGACGGCATCAAGCCGGTCCATACCTTCGTGGTCGGCGGCGGCAGCTTCGCGCTCTACACCGGGTTGAGCGCGCTGGTGCTCAACATCGTGGTGGCGGCGGCGGTGCAGCTGGTGATCAAGGGCGGCCCGTTGCGCGAGACGGCGCCGGTGCCGGCCCGGTAG
- a CDS encoding DUF3311 domain-containing protein, whose translation MWILLLLPFVGLLWLPFYNSELPALLGFPFFYWYQLLWVPITALLIWIVYRHHYEQGDE comes from the coding sequence ATGTGGATCCTGCTCCTGCTGCCCTTCGTCGGCTTGCTGTGGCTGCCTTTCTACAACAGTGAGCTGCCGGCGCTCCTCGGCTTTCCCTTCTTCTACTGGTACCAGCTGCTGTGGGTGCCGATCACGGCCCTGCTGATCTGGATCGTGTACCGCCATCACTACGAACAGGGAGACGAGTGA
- a CDS encoding DedA family protein: MDLHLSHLLEHYGYLAVFIAGLFEGETMLMLGAYAVHEGYLSLWPLVACGAAAAFLIDQFYFHLGRRKGAELLVRRPKLRAHIERVNGFVARHPVATIFLMRFAWGFRVVLPAALGMGRMRAPTYAALTAIASVVWATVVSLFGVTLTGWIHASVGRLRPYEHQIILAALVITLVIALFRQWRSRR, encoded by the coding sequence ATGGACCTGCATCTGTCCCATCTGCTCGAGCACTACGGCTACCTCGCCGTCTTCATCGCCGGCCTGTTCGAGGGCGAGACCATGCTGATGCTCGGCGCCTACGCCGTCCACGAAGGCTATCTGTCGCTGTGGCCGCTGGTCGCGTGCGGCGCGGCGGCAGCCTTCCTGATCGACCAGTTCTACTTCCATCTCGGCCGCCGCAAGGGCGCGGAGCTGCTGGTGCGCCGCCCGAAGCTGCGCGCCCACATCGAGCGCGTCAACGGCTTCGTCGCCCGCCATCCGGTGGCGACGATCTTCCTGATGCGCTTCGCCTGGGGCTTTCGCGTCGTGCTGCCGGCCGCGCTCGGCATGGGCCGCATGCGCGCGCCCACCTATGCGGCGCTCACCGCCATCGCGTCGGTGGTCTGGGCCACGGTGGTGAGCCTGTTCGGCGTCACGCTCACGGGCTGGATCCATGCCTCGGTCGGACGCCTGCGTCCGTATGAGCATCAGATCATCCTGGCCGCGCTGGTGATCACGCTGGTGATCGCGCTGTTCCGGCAATGGCGATCGCGGCGCTGA
- a CDS encoding diguanylate cyclase domain-containing protein, which translates to MNTNDSAFLTDVLDLLLDVVCVVNTAGRFVFVSGACERVFGYAADEMIGQPMIDFVFPADRPRTLNAVDEIVAGTHKPHFENRYLRKDGQIVHIMWSAQWSPVRQMRVAVARDVTERKRAESMRAALHAVSEAAFAARDLVALFQRVHHIIGELLPAANFFVALYDETTAELSFPYHADDGFKVLAPRPLDSDTLSAEVIRTGRALLRTSDAEAALPARVQLDVGPDSLAWLGVPLKTQKKGVIGALVVQSYSPEVHYAERDVELLEFVCAQVAAAIERKQIEAWLLHASQHDALTGLPNRERLQERMRAALDGPRGHAAPFALLYLDLDMFKQVNDRLGHAAGDLLLQQTARRLEACMRGSDTVGRVGGDEFLVLLDSPAAPQQALEMAERILAALGRPFDLGGEVVSVSPSIGVALWPEHGDDPTRLIRHADEAMYRAKREGGNGFRLAASAPGS; encoded by the coding sequence ATGAATACGAACGACAGCGCGTTTCTCACCGACGTCCTCGACCTGCTGCTCGACGTCGTCTGCGTCGTCAACACCGCGGGACGCTTCGTCTTCGTCAGCGGCGCCTGCGAGCGCGTGTTCGGCTACGCGGCCGACGAGATGATCGGCCAGCCGATGATCGACTTCGTGTTCCCCGCCGACCGCCCCCGCACGCTGAACGCGGTCGACGAGATCGTCGCCGGCACACACAAGCCCCATTTCGAGAACCGCTATCTGCGCAAGGACGGGCAGATCGTGCACATCATGTGGTCGGCCCAATGGTCCCCGGTGCGCCAGATGCGGGTCGCCGTCGCGCGCGACGTGACCGAGCGCAAGCGCGCCGAGTCGATGCGGGCGGCGCTGCACGCGGTCTCCGAGGCCGCCTTCGCCGCCAGGGACCTGGTGGCCTTGTTCCAGCGCGTGCACCACATCATCGGCGAGCTGCTGCCGGCCGCGAATTTCTTCGTCGCGCTCTATGACGAAACGACGGCCGAGCTGAGTTTCCCCTACCACGCCGACGACGGCTTCAAGGTGCTGGCGCCGCGCCCGCTGGACTCGGACACGCTCAGCGCCGAGGTGATCCGCACCGGGCGCGCCCTGCTTCGCACCTCCGACGCCGAGGCCGCGCTGCCGGCGCGCGTGCAGCTCGACGTCGGACCGGACTCGCTCGCCTGGCTCGGCGTGCCGCTCAAGACGCAGAAGAAGGGCGTCATCGGCGCGCTGGTCGTGCAGAGCTATTCGCCCGAGGTGCACTACGCCGAGCGCGACGTGGAACTGCTCGAGTTCGTCTGCGCCCAGGTCGCCGCGGCGATCGAGCGCAAGCAGATCGAGGCCTGGCTGCTGCACGCCTCCCAGCACGACGCGCTGACCGGTCTGCCCAACCGGGAGCGGCTGCAGGAGCGGATGCGCGCGGCGCTGGACGGCCCGCGCGGACACGCCGCGCCGTTCGCGCTGCTCTACCTCGACCTCGACATGTTCAAGCAGGTCAACGACCGCCTGGGCCATGCGGCGGGCGACCTGCTGCTGCAGCAGACCGCGCGCCGCCTCGAAGCCTGCATGCGCGGATCCGACACCGTCGGGCGGGTCGGCGGCGACGAGTTCCTGGTGCTGCTCGATTCGCCGGCCGCACCGCAGCAGGCGCTCGAGATGGCCGAGCGCATCCTTGCCGCGCTCGGCCGGCCCTTCGACCTCGGCGGCGAGGTGGTGTCGGTCTCGCCGAGCATCGGCGTCGCGCTGTGGCCCGAGCACGGCGACGATCCGACGCGCCTGATCCGCCATGCCGACGAAGCGATGTACCGCGCCAAGCGGGAAGGCGGCAACGGCTTTCGCCTGGCAGCGAGCGCGCCGGGATCCTGA
- a CDS encoding aspartate/glutamate racemase family protein: MRIACLHTADSNIAIFETAAAEFGLAQDALRHVVRPELLLDAEKAGGLTPAIAEATGALLLSLGEDADAVLLTCSTLGPSIDAAMARSRVPMLRADAALADAAVDAGGKVVVLCAAGTTVAPTTALFEQAAQRTGARVDVRLVAGAWALFGQGDAQRYATSIADAATAAYAAGADSVALAQASMAPAARLGAGRRPFTSPVAGLRAALAAMSGRANVLR; encoded by the coding sequence ATGCGCATCGCCTGCCTTCACACCGCCGACAGCAACATCGCGATCTTCGAGACCGCCGCGGCCGAGTTCGGCCTGGCACAGGACGCGCTTCGCCATGTCGTGCGGCCCGAACTCCTGCTCGATGCCGAGAAGGCCGGCGGTCTGACGCCGGCGATCGCCGAGGCCACCGGTGCGCTGCTTCTTTCGCTGGGCGAGGACGCGGATGCCGTGCTGCTCACCTGCTCCACACTGGGGCCTTCGATCGACGCTGCGATGGCACGTTCGCGCGTACCGATGCTGCGCGCGGATGCGGCGCTGGCCGATGCCGCGGTCGACGCGGGCGGCAAGGTCGTCGTGCTGTGCGCGGCCGGGACGACCGTGGCGCCGACGACGGCGCTGTTCGAGCAAGCGGCGCAGCGCACCGGCGCGAGGGTGGACGTGCGGCTCGTCGCGGGCGCGTGGGCGCTCTTCGGGCAGGGCGACGCGCAGCGCTACGCCACATCGATCGCCGACGCGGCGACGGCCGCCTATGCCGCGGGTGCGGACAGCGTGGCGCTGGCCCAGGCGTCCATGGCGCCTGCGGCCCGGCTGGGCGCGGGCCGCCGCCCGTTCACCAGCCCCGTGGCCGGGCTGCGTGCCGCACTGGCCGCGATGTCCGGCCGCGCGAACGTGCTGCGGTAA
- a CDS encoding amidohydrolase family protein encodes MKLEAVRIPPRLRGFTAGDANVFDVTLAGAQVASIVPSPHPARGTLLSATVDAHAHIDKNFTVQETGAAEGHLFTAIERMAAHRVHWTADALRSRMLRALHEAWAAGTRALRTHLDWQGAEPPVSLAVFEQLREQWHGRVELQFVALTPLDVFADAEVGRRIAQSVQRAGGVLGAFVYRNPGIVHKLGRVFDLAQEHQLALDFHVDEGLDPEATGLRTIAHLVIARGLHGHVVCGHACSLSAQDDAAATDTLRLCAEAGIHLIALPTTNLYLQGAWDRTPVPRGITRIREAAAQGVRASLATDNVQDAFYPYGGYDLLETFGLGVQMAHLAPAADWLDAITVSPARAMRLAWDGRIAQGCPADLVLLAASDEHELLDPHGRRRTVIRAGRALEHTE; translated from the coding sequence ATGAAGCTCGAAGCCGTGCGCATCCCGCCGCGCCTGCGCGGCTTCACGGCGGGCGATGCGAATGTGTTCGACGTCACGCTGGCCGGCGCGCAGGTCGCCAGCATCGTGCCGAGCCCGCATCCGGCGCGCGGCACATTGCTCAGCGCCACGGTCGATGCCCATGCGCACATCGACAAGAACTTCACGGTGCAGGAGACCGGTGCGGCCGAGGGCCATCTGTTCACGGCCATCGAGCGCATGGCCGCCCATCGCGTGCACTGGACCGCCGATGCGCTGCGCTCGCGCATGCTGCGCGCTTTGCACGAAGCCTGGGCCGCCGGCACGCGCGCGCTGCGCACCCACCTCGACTGGCAGGGCGCCGAACCGCCGGTGTCGCTCGCGGTCTTCGAGCAGTTGCGCGAGCAATGGCATGGCCGCGTCGAGCTGCAGTTCGTCGCGCTCACGCCGCTCGACGTGTTCGCCGATGCCGAGGTGGGCCGGCGCATCGCGCAGTCGGTGCAGCGCGCCGGCGGCGTGCTCGGCGCCTTCGTCTACCGCAACCCGGGCATCGTGCACAAGCTCGGCCGCGTGTTCGACCTGGCGCAGGAGCACCAGCTCGCGCTCGACTTCCATGTCGACGAAGGGCTCGACCCCGAGGCCACGGGGCTGCGCACCATCGCCCACCTGGTGATCGCACGCGGACTGCACGGCCACGTGGTGTGCGGCCATGCCTGTTCGCTGTCCGCGCAGGACGACGCGGCGGCCACCGACACGCTGCGCCTGTGCGCCGAGGCCGGCATCCACCTGATCGCGCTGCCGACCACCAACCTCTACCTGCAGGGCGCGTGGGACCGCACGCCCGTGCCGCGCGGCATCACCCGCATCCGCGAGGCCGCGGCGCAGGGCGTGCGCGCGAGCCTCGCGACCGACAACGTGCAGGATGCCTTCTATCCCTATGGCGGCTACGATCTGCTGGAGACCTTCGGCCTCGGCGTGCAGATGGCGCATCTCGCGCCGGCCGCCGACTGGCTCGATGCGATCACCGTGAGCCCCGCGCGCGCGATGCGGCTGGCCTGGGACGGCCGCATCGCGCAGGGCTGCCCCGCCGACCTCGTGCTGCTGGCCGCGAGCGACGAGCACGAGCTGCTGGACCCGCACGGCCGGCGGCGCACCGTCATCCGCGCGGGGCGGGCTCTCGAGCACACCGAATAG
- the otnI gene encoding 2-oxo-tetronate isomerase: MPRFAANLSMLYAELDFLDRFEAAARDGFHAVEYLFPYAHDPRELAARLAANGLRQVLFNGPPGDWERDDRGLACLPGREAEFREGVHKALDYAAALDCPRIHFMAGLVPQGTERETVQPVYIENLRWAAAEAAKAGREVLIEPINTRDIPRFFLNRQDHAHEIIERVGAPNLKVQMDLYHCQIVEGDVAMKIRKYLPTGRVSHFQIAGVPERHEPDLGELNHPYLFDVIDEVSAQCGWDGWIGCEYRPRRGAVANGTSDGLAWMRALPRTPRP; this comes from the coding sequence ATGCCCCGTTTCGCCGCCAACCTGTCGATGCTCTATGCGGAGCTGGATTTCCTCGACCGCTTCGAGGCCGCCGCCAGGGATGGCTTCCATGCCGTCGAATACCTGTTCCCCTATGCCCACGACCCGCGCGAGCTTGCTGCGCGCCTGGCGGCCAATGGCCTGCGGCAAGTGCTCTTCAACGGACCGCCGGGTGATTGGGAGCGCGATGATCGCGGCCTCGCCTGCCTGCCCGGGCGCGAGGCCGAATTCCGCGAGGGCGTGCACAAGGCGTTGGACTATGCCGCGGCGCTCGACTGCCCGCGCATTCACTTCATGGCCGGCCTGGTTCCGCAGGGCACCGAGCGCGAGACAGTGCAGCCGGTCTACATCGAGAACCTGCGCTGGGCCGCGGCCGAAGCGGCCAAGGCAGGGCGCGAGGTGCTGATCGAGCCGATCAACACGCGCGACATCCCGCGCTTCTTTCTCAACCGGCAGGACCATGCGCACGAGATCATCGAGCGGGTCGGCGCGCCCAACCTCAAGGTGCAGATGGACCTCTATCACTGCCAGATCGTCGAGGGCGACGTGGCGATGAAGATCCGCAAGTACCTGCCGACCGGCCGCGTCTCGCACTTCCAGATCGCCGGCGTGCCCGAGCGGCACGAGCCCGATCTCGGCGAGCTGAACCATCCCTATCTCTTTGACGTCATCGACGAGGTCTCGGCGCAATGCGGCTGGGACGGCTGGATCGGCTGCGAATACCGGCCGCGCCGCGGCGCGGTCGCGAACGGCACCTCCGACGGCCTGGCATGGATGCGCGCGCTGCCCCGCACGCCGCGCCCATGA
- the otnK gene encoding 3-oxo-tetronate kinase — MKLLLGCIADDFTGATDLANNLVRAGMRVVQTVGVPAAPPAAEVDAVVVALKSRTIAPADAVAQSLAALHWLRAQGARQIYFKYCSTFDSTARGNIGPVAEALMDALGCDFTIAAPAFPDNQRTVFKGYLFVGDVLLDESGMQNHPLTPMTDPNLVRVLQAQTRRKVGLIDHRSVAQGAAAVRERIAHLRNEGVGIAIVDAVSNDDLLRLGPALADMPLVTAGSGVAIGLAANFGLAPSSTAGTLPPAAGQRAVVSGSCSLATHRQVQHFIAAGGAAFAVDPLQIAAGVDVVAQALAWAAPRLDRGPVLVYSTADPVAVKTVQARLGVEEAGAMVEHAIAAIARGLVERGVRQLIVAGGETSGACVQSLGIAQLQIGAQIDPGVPWCHARAEAASGVDLHVALKSGNFGADDFFSKAFKVLG, encoded by the coding sequence ATGAAGCTTCTTCTCGGCTGCATCGCCGACGACTTCACCGGCGCCACCGACCTCGCCAACAACCTCGTGCGCGCCGGCATGCGCGTGGTGCAGACCGTCGGCGTGCCGGCCGCGCCGCCGGCTGCCGAGGTCGATGCGGTGGTGGTCGCGCTCAAGTCGCGCACCATCGCGCCGGCCGATGCGGTGGCGCAGTCGCTGGCCGCGCTGCACTGGCTTCGCGCACAGGGCGCGCGGCAGATCTACTTCAAGTACTGCTCCACCTTCGACAGCACCGCCCGGGGCAACATCGGCCCGGTGGCCGAGGCACTGATGGATGCGCTCGGCTGCGACTTCACCATTGCCGCGCCCGCCTTCCCGGACAACCAGCGCACCGTGTTCAAGGGCTATCTGTTCGTCGGTGACGTGCTGCTCGACGAGAGCGGCATGCAGAACCATCCGCTCACGCCCATGACCGACCCCAACCTCGTGCGCGTGCTGCAGGCGCAGACGCGGCGCAAGGTCGGTCTGATCGACCACCGCAGCGTGGCGCAGGGCGCCGCCGCGGTGCGCGAGCGCATCGCGCACTTGCGCAACGAAGGCGTGGGCATCGCGATCGTCGATGCGGTCTCCAACGACGACCTGCTGCGGCTCGGCCCGGCGCTGGCCGACATGCCGCTGGTCACGGCCGGCTCGGGCGTGGCGATCGGCCTTGCTGCCAACTTCGGACTCGCGCCCTCGTCCACCGCGGGCACGCTGCCGCCGGCGGCTGGGCAGCGTGCGGTGGTCTCGGGCAGCTGCTCGCTCGCCACCCACCGGCAGGTGCAGCACTTCATTGCAGCGGGCGGTGCGGCGTTCGCGGTCGATCCGCTGCAGATCGCGGCCGGCGTCGACGTCGTCGCGCAGGCGCTGGCGTGGGCCGCGCCGCGGCTCGACCGAGGGCCGGTGCTGGTCTACTCGACCGCCGATCCCGTCGCGGTGAAAACGGTGCAGGCCCGGCTCGGCGTGGAAGAAGCCGGCGCGATGGTGGAGCACGCCATCGCCGCCATCGCGCGCGGACTGGTCGAGCGCGGCGTGCGCCAGCTCATCGTGGCGGGCGGCGAGACCTCGGGCGCCTGCGTGCAGTCGCTCGGCATCGCGCAGCTGCAGATCGGCGCCCAGATCGATCCCGGCGTGCCGTGGTGCCACGCGCGCGCCGAGGCTGCGAGCGGCGTGGATCTCCACGTTGCGCTCAAGTCCGGAAACTTCGGCGCCGACGACTTCTTCTCGAAAGCCTTTAAAGTCCTGGGATGA